The DNA window GGCAGAACGTCGCGACTACCGAATTGTAGTGCGGGCGGCCGTGCTCGCCGTAGAGATTGGGCAGCAGCACATCCTCCAGCGGCAGACCGGTGTCGGCGAGGATCCGCGCAGCGCCCGCCTTCGCGTCGCCGTACGGGCTGCCGTTGCCGGCCTGGGTGGAGTTCGCATACACCACGCTGGCCGGCGCGACCGGGGCGGCGCGCAGACCTGCGGCGAGCTGCGTGGCGGCGCGCAGGTTACCAGCCACAACCCGCGCGGGGTCGCCACGGTTGACGCCGGCCAGGTGCAGCACGCGGTCGACGCCAGCCACCTTGGCGCCGACGGTCTCCGGATCCTCAAGGTCGGTCCGGGTGAGGACGATCGGCTCCGGCCAGCCGAGGGCCCGCAGCAACACCCGCACGTGCCAGCCCAGGAAGCCCTCGGCGCCGGTCAGCGCCAGCCTCAGCACGCCAGCACCGGATCCCGCAACGCCAACTCCGCGCGGACCTCCGGCAACCGCGTCAGCAGCGCGACGATCTCCGGTACGCCCAGCCGCGGCGCATTGGACGAGTTGAAGTCCGGCATGGCTCCGTCGTCGAGTTCGCCCTCGGAGACGTAGAGCGAGTAGTTGAGGTCGCGGGCGTCCAGCGGCACCCGCAGGAAGTCGCCGAAGTCGTCGGCCTGGGTCAGTTCCTCGCGACTCGCGAGCGTCTCGGCGAGCTTCTCCCCGTGCCGGACCCCGATGACGTCCAGCTTCGGCGGCACATCGAAGAGCTGGCAGACCGCACGGGCCAGGTCCCCGACGGTGCAGGCGGCAGCCTTGCGGATGAAGATGTCGCCCGGACGGGCGTGTTGGAAGGCGTGTTCCACCAGCTCCACCGACTCGTCCAACGACATCAGGAAGCGGGTCATCGACGGATCGGTCACGGTCGGCGCTCGCCCGGCCTTGATCTGCTCGATGAAGAGCGGGATCACCGAGCCACGCGAATACATCACGTTTCCGTACCGCACACAGGAGACGGTGGTGGCGCTGCCCGGATTGCCGCGCGCGTGGGCCTGCGCGACCTTCTCCATCATCGCCTTGCTCATGCCCATCGCGTTGACCGGGTAGACGGCCTTGTCCGTGCTCAACACCACGACCGAGCCGACGCCGTTGCGCTCGGCCGCCTCGACGACGTTCGCACTGCCGAGAATGTTCGTCCGCACGGCTTCGAGGGGGAAGAACTCGCATGACGGCACCTGCTTGAGCGCGGCCGCGTGGAAGATGTAGTCGATTCCGCGGCTGGCGCGCAACACCGAGTCGTAGTCGCGCACGTCCCCGACGTAGTAGCGGACGCGCTCGTCGCCGAGCAGCCGGCGCAGGTCGTCCTGCTTGGCTTCGTCCCGGCTGAACACCCGGATCTCAGCAACGTCCCGGTCGAGAAGCCGACGGGTCATGGTTCGACCGAACGAGCCCGTCCCGCCCGTGATCAGCACACGTCGTCCAGTGGTCAAGAAAGTCACTGCCGCTCCGTTCGTTGCGGTGTCTCGCGACAGGCCGATCGCACTCGGCGATTCCGGTGGCCGCATTCGGCCCAACGAACAAGGGCGCGGTTTGAAACGTCACCAAAGGGACTAATGTCCAAATACCGGAGGATCCGGATCAGCGGCCGGCGCCCCGAACGTCGGCAAGCGCCGGTTCCGGCACGCCCGCCCCGGGCGCCCCGTCAGCGGCGCGCCGCTGACGCCGGACCAGGCGCAGCGCGTAGACGCCGAGCAGTGCCGTCAGCGCGAGCTGAGCCACCCCGTACGCCCACGCGGCCCCCCGGGCGCCGGCGGTCAGCCACACCCCGGCAAGTTGCAGCGCAACCGTGCCGACGGTGCACGTACCCACCACCTTCTCGTGCCCCCGGGACTGCAGGAACGTCGCGAGCGGCTGGTTCACCACGACCACCGCGGCGCCGATCGCGAGAACGGTCAACACGCCGGCGGACTGCCGGTAGGTGTCCCCGAGCACGAGGGAGACCGCAGCGGGTGCCAACGCGACCAGAGCGGCGCAGCTGACGACCGCCCCGCCGAGCAGCCAGAGTGACCGTCGTACCGCGTCCCACGCGGCCCGGGACGACGATGCCTGCGCGATGGCCGGTGCCGCGGCGGACGAGTAAGCCTGCGCGAAGAACTGTACGGGCTGGGTCCACCGGGACACGGCGCTGTAGATGCCCGCCTGGGTGCTTCCGCCGGTCGCCGCGAGCAGGGTGACGTCCAGCGAGGTGGCGCTGACCGCGAGCGAGAACCGGCCGTACCCCCCGGTCGCCCGCCACGGATCGGCCAGGCCCGTCCGCATCCACCGCGGCCGGGGAGGGTCGCCGACAAACACACCGGTCGTGACGGCCACCAGCCCGCCGGCAGCCAGCGCCCACCACAGCACCGTCACCGCGCTGACGGTGCTCGTCGCGAGGAGCGCCATCGCGAGAGTGAGGGCCGCCAGACGCTCCAGGAGGAAGACCACGGCGACCTTCACCACCCGGCGGGCGGCCCGCAGCGGAACCGCCACACCGTTGACCGCGGTCCTGCTGAGCAGTACCAACGCGGCCATCAGGCCGAGGTCCGAGCGCCCGATCGCCACGCCCGTGATCACGATGACCAGCGCGACGCCGATCGTCACGGCGAACAACACCCGCAGCCGGTTCCAATAGATCTGCCGAGAGATCCTTCCGGCCGCCAACTCGCGGACCGAGAACGCGTTGAACCCGTAGTCGACCACTCCGACCAGCGTGCCCCCCACCCCCATCGCACCGGCTGCCATGCCGAACGCAGCAGGTCCCGCCCGGCCCGCCACCAACGCGACGAGCACGACGTACAGCGCCTGGGAGCCGGCTCCCGCGACGATCAGAACGACGGTCTGCGCCGCCAAGCCGCGGCGGCGGGTCACGGTCGGAACGCTTCGACGAACGCGCCGCTGTCCAGGTCGGTGCGGGGTAGGGGCGACGGCGCGCCGGTCGCCTTCTCCAGCAGCCCGGTCAACGATTCCTCGGTCAGTGGCCCGCACAGGTTCACCCCGAGGTTCCGCGCCCACCCGATCAGCCGATCCGATCCGGCCACGACCACCCGACGTCCGGCCCGGACACCCTTGGCCATCATCGAGTTGATCTGATCACTGGAATAGGCCACGACCACGCAGTCGCTGGCCTGTACCGCCCGGTTGAGGCCGTGGTCGGTCTGCACCCGATCGTGCAGGACCACCGGTAGACCGGCGGCCCTGGCCCGACTCAGCAGCGGCTCCACCTCCGCCCGCACCACCGGGTCCACCTGGCCGCACACGAACAGGGCCACCGGCTGGTCCGCCAGCCGCAGCACACACCGCAGCACCAGAGGCAGATTCTTCCGAGCCGACACCTTTCCCGCGACGAGGAAGACGAATCGGTCCTCCGGTAGGCCGAACTCCCGCCGCAGGGCACGGGGCTCCAGCTCCGCGACGTCGAAGAACACCGGGTCGGGTGCCACCGCCGGACGAGCTCGTCGGCCCGCTTCGGAGTGATCCGACAGATACAGCAGCCGGACCCGACGCAGCCGTCCGGCGCGGAGCAGGAGGAGATCCTTCAACCACAGCCGCGCCCGCAGCGGAAGCCGGCGGTCGGTGTTCCATCGCGGGTCCTGGGTGACCAGTGCGACGACCGGCGGGCCCGCCGGCCAGCCACGCAGGCCGAGCCGGACGGCGAACCGATCGCCGTCCGGTACCAGGACCTGGGTGCAGCCGTGGCGCACAGCCCGCCGGTGCAGGTCGGTCACGGCCAACGGTGGGCCGCCGAGCGTCATCTGCCGACACCTGTCGGCTATCCCGTCGAGGTGTAGCCGGAACTCCTCCGAGCTGAATCCGGCCGGTGTGAGGGC is part of the Micromonospora sp. WMMD980 genome and encodes:
- a CDS encoding polysaccharide biosynthesis protein, coding for MTFLTTGRRVLITGGTGSFGRTMTRRLLDRDVAEIRVFSRDEAKQDDLRRLLGDERVRYYVGDVRDYDSVLRASRGIDYIFHAAALKQVPSCEFFPLEAVRTNILGSANVVEAAERNGVGSVVVLSTDKAVYPVNAMGMSKAMMEKVAQAHARGNPGSATTVSCVRYGNVMYSRGSVIPLFIEQIKAGRAPTVTDPSMTRFLMSLDESVELVEHAFQHARPGDIFIRKAAACTVGDLARAVCQLFDVPPKLDVIGVRHGEKLAETLASREELTQADDFGDFLRVPLDARDLNYSLYVSEGELDDGAMPDFNSSNAPRLGVPEIVALLTRLPEVRAELALRDPVLAC